The following DNA comes from Streptosporangiales bacterium.
TCGGCCTGCCAGGTGGTCGCGTCGCGGGTGGCGAGGCGTTCGCGCAGCAGCGCCACGAGCTCCTCGCGATGCGCGACGCGGTCGGCGTTGTGCGCGAACCGTGACTCGCTCGCGAGCCGCGGCAGGCCGACGCACCGGCACAGCGCCGCGAACTGCGCGTCGTTGCCGACCGCGATGATGAGTGGGCGGTCGGCGGTGGGGAACGGCTCGTACGGGCAGATGCTCGGGTGCCGGTTGCCCATCGCGGTCGGGGACTCGCCGGTCTCGGCGTACGCGCCGCCCGCGTTGACGAGGGCGGACAGCATCGACGAGAGCAGGTTGACCTCGATCCGCTGCCCGTCGCCTGTGCGGTCGCGGTGCCGCAGCGCGGCCAGGATCGCGACGCTCGCGTGCAGCCCGGTGACGACGTCGGCTATCGCGACGCCGACCTTGCTCGGCTCGCCCACCGGGCCGGTGAGCGACATCAGCCCCGACACCGCCTGGACCACGACGTCGTAGCCGGACAACCGCGACTCGCCGCCGAACCCGGTGATCGAGCAGTACACGAGGCCGCGGTTGCGCGCCCGGAGCGTGTCGTAGCCGAGGCCGAACGCGTCGAGGCTGCCGGACCGGAAGTTCTCGATGAGGACGTCGGACCGCGCCGCGATCTCCTGCGCGTCCGCCCGGCCCTCGTCGGTGCGCAGGTCGAGCGCGATGCTGCGCTTGTTGCGGTTGACCGAGAGGTAGTACGTGCTCGCGCCGTCGGCCGCCCACGGCGGGCCCCACCGGCGCGTCTCGTCGCCGACCGGCGGCTCGACCTTGACCACCGTCGCGCCGAGGTCGGCGAGCAGCATGGTGGCGTACGGGCCGGCCAGGACGCGCGAGAAGTCGGCCACGACCACGCCCGCGAGCGACGAGTCCACCGCCGCCTCCTTGGATCCGATATCCGAAGTCGTCAGCGTAGTGGATGACCCGGGGTCGATAGGCTCGACGCGTGGCGGAGAGTGCGGAACGGGCGGCGTCGGTCGGGCGCATGGCGCGGGCGGGGTTCGCCGATCCCGACGCCGCCAGCCGGCAGATCGCCGCGGTCGGCTCCGATCTCGTCGACGTCCTCGCCGCGACCGCCGACCCCGACCTCGCTCTGACCGCTCTCGTCCGCTTCCGCGAGGCGCTCGGTGACGACGCCGCGGCGTTCGACAGGCGCTGTGCTGACGATGACTCGTTGCGGGCGCGCCTGCTGGCCGTCCTCGGCTTCAGCGCGGCGCTCGGCGACCATCTCGCCAGGCACCCGGGACACTGGCGGGCGCTCGACGAGCCGCTCGCCGGCGACCCGCGCCTCGTGCTGCTCGAGGCGGTCGGCGCCGACCCGTACGCGACCGAGCCGTGCGCCGGCGACGCCGTCGCGTCCGACGCGCTGCGGGTCGCGTACCGCCGCGTGCTGCTGTCGATCGCGGCCCACGACCTCGCCGGCGAGCTCTCGGTGGAGCAGGTGGCGCGCGCACTGTCCGACCTCGCGAGCGGAGCGCTCGAGGCCGCACTCGCCATCGCCAGGGCCGGCCTCGACGACGGCGCGACGCCGTGCCGGATCGCGGTGCTCGGCATGGGCAAGGCCGGTGGGCGCGAGCTCAACTACGTGAGCGACGTCGACGTCATCTTCGTGGCCGAACCGCGCACGACGGGGGCGGACGGCGAGGAGTCCGACGAGGACGCGGCGCTGGCGACCGCGACGAGGCTGGCCGCCGGCATGATGCGGGCCTGCTCCGACAACACGGCCGAGGGCACGCTGTGGCCGGTCGACGCGGCGCTGCGTCCCGAGGGCAGGTCAGGCCCGCTCGTCCGCACCCTCGCCAGTCATGTCGCGTACCTCACCCGCTGGGCCAAGACGTGGGAGTTCCAGGCCCTGCTCAAGGTGCGTCCGGTCGCCGGCGACCGTGACCTGGGGGAGAGGTACGTCGGCGAGGTCGCGCCGCTGGTGTGGAAGGCCGCCGACCGCGAGGGCTTCGTCGAGGACGTCCAGGCGATGCGCAGGCGGGTCGAGGAGCACGTGCCGCAGCGCGACGCCGGACGCCAGCTCAAGCTCGGCCGCGGCGGGCTGCGCGACGTCGAGTTCGCCGTCCAGCTGCTGCAGCTCGTCCACGGGCGCACCGACGACACGTTGCGCAGCGGCAACACCCTCGACGCGCTCGCGGCGCTCACCGAGGGCGGCTACGTGGGACGCGACGACGCCCCGCCGCTCGCGGACGCGTACCGGTTCCTCCGCGCGCTCGAGCATCGGCTCCAGCTGCGGCGGCTGCGCCGTACCCACGTCGTCCCCGACGACGACGCCGAGCTGCGGTGCCTGGGACGCGCACTCGGCTACACGCACCAGCCGGTCGCCGAGCTGACCGAGACCTGGCGCAGGCACAAGCGCGAGGTACGCCGACTGCACGAGAAGCTGTTCTACCGTCCGCTGCTCAACGCGGTGGCCCGGCTCCCGGGCGCGGAGGTGCGCCTCACGCCGGACGCCGCGCGCCAGCGGTTGGAGGCACTCGGCTACGCCGACCCGGGCGGCGCGTTGCGGCACATCGAGTCGCTCACGGCCGGGGTGAGTCGACGGGCGGCGATCCAGCGCACCCTGCTGCCGGTCATGCTCGGGTACTTCGCCGACGGCGCCGACCCCGACCGCGGCCTGCTGGCGTTCCGGCAGGCGAGCGATGCGCTCGGCCGCACCCCCTGGTACCTGCGGCTGCTGCGCGAGGAGGTCACCGCCGCCGAGCGCCTCGCCCACGTGCTCGCGTCCGGCCGGTACGCCGCCGACCTGTTGCTGCGCGCCCCCGAGGCGGTGCGCATCGTCGGCGACGAGGCCGAGCTCGCCCCGCGGTCCGCCGACGCGATCGCCCGCGAGGCCGAGTCGATCGTGGGCCGGCAGGACGATCCCGAACGCGCCGTCGTCGCCCTGCGCGGGCTGCGCAGGCGCGAGCTCTTCCGCGTCGCGGCGGCCGACCTCGTCGGCACGCTCGACGTCGATGCGGTCGGCGTCGCGCTCACCACGATCACCGACGTGACGCTGCGTGCCGCGGGCGACGTCGCACGCCGGTCGGTCACCGGCGGCGACGGCGGGCCCGGCCGCCTCGCGGTGATCGCGATGGGCCGGCTGGGCGGGTGCGAGACCGGCTACGGCAGCGACGCCGACGTCCTCTACGTCTTCGAGTCCGACGGCGACGAGCAGGCCGCGGCACACTGGGCGCACGCCGTCGCCGACGAGCTGCGACGGCTGCTCTCGATGCCGTGCCAGGACCCGCCGCTGACCGTCGACGCCGACCTGCGTCCCGAGGGCAGGTCGGGCCCGCTCGTGCGGAGCCTCGACTCCTACGCCGCGTACTACCGGCGCTGGTCGTCGCCCTGGGAGAGCCAGGCCCTGCTCCGCGCCCGTGCCGTCGCCGGCGACGCCGAGCTCGGCACGCGGTTCGAGTCGCTCGTCGAGCCGCTGCGCTACCCGCACGGCGGACTCGACGGCACGTCGGTACGCGAGATCCGCCGGCTGAAGGCGCGGATGGAGTCGGAGCGGCTGCCGCGCGGAGTCGAGCGCACGACGCACCTCAAGCTCGGGCCAGGCGGTCTGTCCGACGTCGAGTGGGTCGCGCAGCTCGCCCAGCTCAGGCACGCGGGCGCGGTGACGTCTCTTCGCACGACCCGCACCCTCGACGCGCTCGACGAGGCCGTCGACCACCGGCTGCTCGACCCGGCCGACAGGGACGTGCTCGCCGAGGCGTGGCGGCTCGCCAGCCGCGTACGCAACGCCCGCACCCTCGTCAGCGGCAAGCCGGGCGACACGATCCCCGTCGAGTACCGCGAACGCGCCGCCGTCGCACGTGTCCTCGGCTACGAGCCCGACGAGGTCGGCGAGCTCGTCGAGGACTACCGCCGTACCGCCCGCCATGCCCGCACCGTCTTCGACCGCGTCTTCTACGAGGACTGACCGAGCGGCACGAGCTCCGGATCGAGCATCAGGCCGAGCCACTCCGCGGCGGCCCCGACACCCTCGACGGCGATGTCCGTGGGCGTGTCCTGGTAGCTGCGCAGCCAGGCCTGCGCCCTCGTCACCGTGGCGATCCTCGCGGCGTCCTCGACAAGTGGTCTCAGCTCGGCGACCGGCGCCACGTCGGTGAACGGTTCGAGGTACGCGTCGCGCAGCCGGTGCAGCTCGGGCGCGCCGGCGCGCAACTCGTACCTGTGCGCGAAGGACCGCATCGCCACGAGGAACGCGACGAACGGGTGACTGACTGCGGCATCGCCCCAATCGAAGAACACGTGCCGTCCGCCGGGGCGGACGAAGACGTTGCCGTCATGCAGGTCGTCGATGTCGATGCTCGGCGGAACGGGGGACTGGTCGAGCCGTGCGCAGGTCTCGGCGAGGCGCGGCACGAATGCGCGCAGCGCGGCGGACGTGTCGGGCGCGAGCGTGGCGCGGAGCCGGTCGAGCAGCTCGTCGACCCGCGCGGGCACGTGCGCGGGCAGCGCGTCCGGGACGCCGAGGCCCACCAGCTCGCCCGCGTGCGGGGCGACGGCGAGCTGAAGCTCGGCGTACTGGGCGACCATCGACTCCCACGCGCCGGCCGGAGGATCGGCCTCACGCAGGATGGTGCCGCCGTCGGGGTTGAGGACGAACCCCCGTTCGGCGTCGACGGCAAGCGGCGTGAGTACGTGCTCGGGCGCCCAACGGGCGAGAGCGTCGACGAGCGGAGCCTCGTAGCGCGCGGCGGTCGCGTTGGCCTTCAGCCAGTACATGCCTGCGTCGGTCGGGAGGACGAACATCGTCGACCACGGACGCATGCGCGGCTGCTCGGGCTCGCCGGTCAGGGAAAGCCCGTGCTCCGCCAGGCGTTCCGTCGCCCAGGCCAGGACCTCGGCACGCCAGGCCGGCTCGGCCCACCGGCCCGTATAGGTCTCGAACTCCACGGGCTCACCGTAGGGCCAGGGGCGGACCTACTCCGCCGCCGATGCCTCCGCGAGCACCGCCGCCTCCTCCGCGGCGTCGAGCGGCTCGTCCTCGGTCTTGCCGCGCCGCCAGTACCCGCAGAAGTCGATCGCCCTCTTGTCCACACCGCGCTCCCGCACGAGGTGCCGCCGCAGGTCCCTGACGGCCGACGCCTCGCCGGCGAGCCACGCGTACGGGGTGCCGGCCGGCAGGTCGGCCGAGCGCACTGCCGCGACCAGCGGGCTGTCGCCGCCGGTGTACGCCGCGCGCGACAACCACGTGACCCGTACGTCACCCGCGGTCGGCATGTCCTGCCGGTCGGCGTCGTCCGGGACCTCGACGAACAGGCGCGCCGAGGTGCCGGGCGCGAGGTCCTCGAGGATGCCGGCGATCGCGGGCAGCGCGGTCTCGTCACCGGCGAGCAGCTGCCAGTCGGCGCCGGCCGGCGGCTTGTACTCGTACCCGCCGGCGACCGCGCCGAAATGCGCGTTGGGCACCCACATCGTCACCCGGTCGCCCGCGGTCGCCCGCTCGCACCACGCGGATGCGGGACCGGAGTCGCCGTGCCGCACGAAGTCGACGTCCATCTCGCCGACGTCGGAGCGCAAGGACCTGATCGTGTACGTGCGCATCACCGGCTTCACCTCCGCCGGCATGGCCAGGTACTCCTTGTACCAGTCGGTGCCGGTCGGGACCTCGGGGCACTCCTGCCCGGCGAGCGGGAAGAAGATCTTGATCCGCTGGTCGCCCGCCCCCGCCGCGGCGCCGTCGAGTCCGTCGAAGGTCACGCGCAGCATGTGCGGAGTGAGCTCCCGCGTGCGCGCCACCCGGCACGCGACGTGCACGTACGGAAGGACCTCCTGCTGCTCGGTCGTCGTCACGGGAGCGAGTCCTTCCGGCCGGGGCATCGACGTAGGTAAGGCTAACCTTAGGCTACCTTCCCTCGTCCAGTGTCGGGCTGCCGCGCCCGCCCGCGCTCAGCACAGGGCGGTGACCACGTCCTCGACCAGCTGGACGATGCGGCGGGCGCCGGAACGGTCGGGATCCTGATCGGGATCGTAGATGGCGATGCTCCAGCCGACGCAGCCGCGCGCGCCCACGGCTGCGGTGAGCACACGGGTGAGCTCGTCCCAGGTCAGGCCGTTCGGCGCGTCCTCGACGTCCGGCACGCCTTGTGCGGCGAACGCCTCGGGATCGAGGACATCCAGGTCGACGTGCAGCCACCATCGGTCGGAGCTTCGCCGGAGATGCTCGACGGCGGACCGTCCGAGCCTCTCGGGTTCGGCGGCGACCTCCTGCCAGTCCCGCAACCAGACCCCGCTGTCGCGCAGTGACCCGACGTTGAACTCCCGGCGCCACTCGACGTCACGCGGGCCGAGCATGGCCAGCGCTGCTTGCTCGAGTGCGGGCAGCCGGTCGGCCAATGGTCCCTCGAGCAGCCGACCCGTCAGTCCGAGCAACAGGCCGACCTCGGTATTGGCCGCCTCGCCGTCCTCCGATACGTCCAGCGGCATGGTGTCCTCGTGCCCGTCGACGAAGAGGAGGCCGAGAGGCCCGTTCTCGCGCAGTCCGGGAACGGTGCCCAGCAGGGTGGCGCAGTCGCCGCCATAGACCAACGGGAAGCGGCCGCCGGTCACCGCCTCCGACACGCGTGAGCCGAGGGTCTCGACCATGGCGAGCAGGGCCGACTCGTTGACCAGTGAGGTCCTCGAGCCGCGGTTGGTTTCCGCATCGGGCAGTTCCACGTCG
Coding sequences within:
- a CDS encoding bifunctional [glutamine synthetase] adenylyltransferase/[glutamine synthetase]-adenylyl-L-tyrosine phosphorylase; this encodes MAESAERAASVGRMARAGFADPDAASRQIAAVGSDLVDVLAATADPDLALTALVRFREALGDDAAAFDRRCADDDSLRARLLAVLGFSAALGDHLARHPGHWRALDEPLAGDPRLVLLEAVGADPYATEPCAGDAVASDALRVAYRRVLLSIAAHDLAGELSVEQVARALSDLASGALEAALAIARAGLDDGATPCRIAVLGMGKAGGRELNYVSDVDVIFVAEPRTTGADGEESDEDAALATATRLAAGMMRACSDNTAEGTLWPVDAALRPEGRSGPLVRTLASHVAYLTRWAKTWEFQALLKVRPVAGDRDLGERYVGEVAPLVWKAADREGFVEDVQAMRRRVEEHVPQRDAGRQLKLGRGGLRDVEFAVQLLQLVHGRTDDTLRSGNTLDALAALTEGGYVGRDDAPPLADAYRFLRALEHRLQLRRLRRTHVVPDDDAELRCLGRALGYTHQPVAELTETWRRHKREVRRLHEKLFYRPLLNAVARLPGAEVRLTPDAARQRLEALGYADPGGALRHIESLTAGVSRRAAIQRTLLPVMLGYFADGADPDRGLLAFRQASDALGRTPWYLRLLREEVTAAERLAHVLASGRYAADLLLRAPEAVRIVGDEAELAPRSADAIAREAESIVGRQDDPERAVVALRGLRRRELFRVAAADLVGTLDVDAVGVALTTITDVTLRAAGDVARRSVTGGDGGPGRLAVIAMGRLGGCETGYGSDADVLYVFESDGDEQAAAHWAHAVADELRRLLSMPCQDPPLTVDADLRPEGRSGPLVRSLDSYAAYYRRWSSPWESQALLRARAVAGDAELGTRFESLVEPLRYPHGGLDGTSVREIRRLKARMESERLPRGVERTTHLKLGPGGLSDVEWVAQLAQLRHAGAVTSLRTTRTLDALDEAVDHRLLDPADRDVLAEAWRLASRVRNARTLVSGKPGDTIPVEYRERAAVARVLGYEPDEVGELVEDYRRTARHARTVFDRVFYED
- a CDS encoding arginase family protein, encoding MADMELIGVPFDGWGRPGHQAAAAKALRNAGLLDALRAHTVVRGDDVELPDAETNRGSRTSLVNESALLAMVETLGSRVSEAVTGGRFPLVYGGDCATLLGTVPGLRENGPLGLLFVDGHEDTMPLDVSEDGEAANTEVGLLLGLTGRLLEGPLADRLPALEQAALAMLGPRDVEWRREFNVGSLRDSGVWLRDWQEVAAEPERLGRSAVEHLRRSSDRWWLHVDLDVLDPEAFAAQGVPDVEDAPNGLTWDELTRVLTAAVGARGCVGWSIAIYDPDQDPDRSGARRIVQLVEDVVTALC
- a CDS encoding phosphotransferase, translating into MEFETYTGRWAEPAWRAEVLAWATERLAEHGLSLTGEPEQPRMRPWSTMFVLPTDAGMYWLKANATAARYEAPLVDALARWAPEHVLTPLAVDAERGFVLNPDGGTILREADPPAGAWESMVAQYAELQLAVAPHAGELVGLGVPDALPAHVPARVDELLDRLRATLAPDTSAALRAFVPRLAETCARLDQSPVPPSIDIDDLHDGNVFVRPGGRHVFFDWGDAAVSHPFVAFLVAMRSFAHRYELRAGAPELHRLRDAYLEPFTDVAPVAELRPLVEDAARIATVTRAQAWLRSYQDTPTDIAVEGVGAAAEWLGLMLDPELVPLGQSS
- a CDS encoding siderophore-interacting protein, which gives rise to MPRPEGLAPVTTTEQQEVLPYVHVACRVARTRELTPHMLRVTFDGLDGAAAGAGDQRIKIFFPLAGQECPEVPTGTDWYKEYLAMPAEVKPVMRTYTIRSLRSDVGEMDVDFVRHGDSGPASAWCERATAGDRVTMWVPNAHFGAVAGGYEYKPPAGADWQLLAGDETALPAIAGILEDLAPGTSARLFVEVPDDADRQDMPTAGDVRVTWLSRAAYTGGDSPLVAAVRSADLPAGTPYAWLAGEASAVRDLRRHLVRERGVDKRAIDFCGYWRRGKTEDEPLDAAEEAAVLAEASAAE
- a CDS encoding CoA transferase; protein product: MDSSLAGVVVADFSRVLAGPYATMLLADLGATVVKVEPPVGDETRRWGPPWAADGASTYYLSVNRNKRSIALDLRTDEGRADAQEIAARSDVLIENFRSGSLDAFGLGYDTLRARNRGLVYCSITGFGGESRLSGYDVVVQAVSGLMSLTGPVGEPSKVGVAIADVVTGLHASVAILAALRHRDRTGDGQRIEVNLLSSMLSALVNAGGAYAETGESPTAMGNRHPSICPYEPFPTADRPLIIAVGNDAQFAALCRCVGLPRLASESRFAHNADRVAHREELVALLRERLATRDATTWQADLDAAGVPCGPVNDLAGGMAAATALGLAPLVALGSRQQVANPFEMSETPVTYRQPPPGLDDDAHAVRQWLKGGDLT